The Vitis vinifera cultivar Pinot Noir 40024 chromosome 7, ASM3070453v1 genomic interval ttttcatgataaaaccaaatacgagaaaatcatttttcttaacatttttttcattcGTTAATACTTTTCGGAAAATAAATATAACcttaatgtttttgttttatgaaattaaataaaggtATATGGGTTCCAATGATATTGGATGAGATCATTCAATGTAATATTGAAAAGTGTTTTGGGGTGCTAAAAACAGATGATACATGTCTTACAAATAAATAGGGACATGAAGGCCTTGTGGGTACTTAATAACTTAGAATTCATGGTGGCTCATGTGAGGATTCCTTTTGCCTATAACTTGTtgtaactaataaaaaaaaccagTGATCATTATAGGTTTGTTGGGTAACTACTCCtgacaatatatttttttagaatattttttttgtttttaaaaataataggcAGTTTTAAACTTGAAAAGTATGTTTAgtgaaaataaacttttttttaggacttttcatagattttttaaaagtatagttagaaataaataaaaataacaaaaatactttcataacttttttattatacataaatgcataatatttttataaaaagaatatattaattattttatactactttcacttattttttaaaaataattatacaaacatataaaataatagacttaaatattatttttaaaatatatttttaaatattaaaaacacgtTAGTTTTCAATacaaaacatttgaaaaattacttttaaaagctttttttttttcttttcaaaatcagtTACCAAATATACCCATAGGGTATGTTTGGTGTGTTTTCAAAGGGATTGTTTTAAGTTTGGAGTTGGTGACCAAAAAAGACAAACTAAAACAAGGGACAATGGAATTTAGTGCTTTCAATTGAAAGGCtaagaaaatctttttcttaaataacttttatgtaaaatttgtggacaattttttcatttggaaaaatacaaaacttttgcttttgtttttatatCAAAAGTTTTCACCATTCCACGTTTTAATTCATATTTCCATTGGATTCTATTTAGGAGGGTCGGGACAAATCTTCCAGATCGTGTTGTATTTTGTAACTTGGTTTCGATATGAATTACTTTGGAAAGTATTTTGTAACTTGGTTTCGATATGAATTACTTTGGAAAGAAGAgggttaaatattttgattttttattgaattattattatttttaaataaggaacaaatcaataaaaaattttaaaaaataaaaaaattatttaaaatatgaaaataaaaagcacaAATGACAGCTTTAAGTTTGATGGATATAGGTGATTGTGTTAcattaaaaaaactaagaatgtgttcttcattgtttttatttaaagtgtttttaatgaaaacttttctttaaaaaaaaatcgtttattaaatgatttttttaaaatataataagttatttttcatacttttagaattatttttaaaatttcgtcCAATATCTAATTTagattaaaattgttttctaaattcATCATTTGATGgatgtaattaatattttagactataattaatattttagacTATAGAAAGACTTttcaaaaatattgattttcatatttacaaaaaaatgagcTTTAGTAGAGAACCCTTttgtaaaacatgttttttaaattaataaaaattgttttatgtttcaAAACAACCGTTGCCAATCAAAGccattagtttttaaaaattcccttttttttttgaaaaaaaattccattaatTATGAGATCAATTATTGGACCCTAAACAAATCAATTCGAacttttttagaattaattattttttttagcattttagCTTTAAAAACTATCACAAACTTccaaaaagtgatatatgtatTTTCTAAACatgaataacataaaatttcatgattaaataaaaacattaagattgtgtgtttggttgctgaaaaatttaaggaaaaagacgaggaaatgaaaatgtgaaaagaaaatttgatgaaaaatagaaaataaatttaaaattaataaattattttttaatatttctttaaaattattttacttgaaatattaaataattttaaaatatataaattttaattatatttgatttttttgtatttttataaaataattaaatataagaaaataatttttcttaataattttttttcttaaatacttATTGAGAACCTGacatttactaaaaaaaaattgcaatataGGGAATCAGTTCTATGTTTAATAAagatctaatttttataaagctaaaaattttctaataaaattctaaaagcaaccttctctaatttttaaattgataaaagaaaattaaattatatataaaaaaaaaagggaaattcaAGGCAGTCATAAATACCTGTACCGTGCGGGAGAAGTAATGATAAATTAGGTTGAAAATGTTGAAGCATGGCTACTTTACTTTGGaaaatttatcctttttttttttaaaaaaaaaaacattttatataagtCAAAAGCAAAAATgattaccaattttttttttttttttttatgaatttaattactatgtttttaattttatatatttttaaaaaaaatgtattttgatgatgacaaataaattaattatttttaatatctaaaattaaaaataaataattatttatttatttttgtgtagGATGAGGAGGTCCCATGATATAGGGATGGAGTTGCATGCATTTGAACACCGCCATACTTTTCCCACTAAACATGTTACTTAATGGGGCCCACTTCATGCATACCTGTGGACAAATGTTGACCTTTTCTTTAGCTTCTTCACTTTGCTTTTGGGGTTTGGGCTCTAGCCCACAAACATGTGGGCCCTTATCGAGGACAACTTCGACCTCCACCCCACCACCATCGCATTCCATGCACCCTCACCGTCTTCTCCCATTGCATAAACCCATCAGAGCACCCTGGACACGTGTGTGGTGGGGGAGCTAGGGAGCATGATTGTTGTAATGCACCTGCATGTACGGTTGAGATGAAAAGACAACACTTGGTGGAGTCCTGCACATCGGCTTCTCTGTTTCTGAAGgagtacaaaaataaaaaataaaaaaggaaaaataaaaaatctgcaAATTCCAAAGGTGAGCGTGCagattaaatacaaaaaataaaatatatgggGGGCAAGTGAGTGTTCGAGAGTATCTGGAGAGTACATGTTCCTGTTCTACTTTTTGATGAGGAGTGgtgtaaaatttaaaaaactcaatcatcaagcTGCTGCtttatgaaaagaaaagggaaaaggaagaagggGAGGGGAATTTAAAAATGGGAAATGAGGACCGTAGATTTAGTAGACTAATGAGTGAAGAGTAGTGCAACTGCAGGCAGCATCACTCACACTTTCACGCATACAGTCAACAGTGTGTCAGCTTTCCCAGAAAAGCACTCTTCAAACATCTCCATACCACCTTTCCTACTCTCTCTTACTCTCATCTccgcttcttcttcttcttcttcttctcctgctgcttcttcttccatggagcttcaacttttcttcttcgtcttcttcttctttttcttcatagtTTCATCCATCTCTCTCATTGAttccccttcttcttcttcttcttcttcttcggaTGTTGAGCTTTTGTTGAACAAGATCAAGCCTTCGCTTCAAGGCAGCTACTCGGATAATCTCCTTCTATCTTCGTGGAACACCTCTGTGCCACTCTGCCAATGGCGGGGCCTTAAGTGGGTCTTCTCCAACGGctctcctctcctctgcacTGACCTGTCCTCTCCTCACTGGACCAACCTCTCTCTCTCCAAAGACCCTTCTCTCCACCTTCTTTCTCTTCAGCTCCCTTCTGCTAATCTTACTGGCTCACTTCCCAAGGAGCTCGGGGAGCTTTCTGCGCTCCAGAGCCTCTACCTCAATGTCAACTCGCTCACTGGGACTATCCCTTTGGAGCTCGGTTACAGCCCTTCTCTCTCCGACCTCGATTTGGGGAATAATCAGTTGAGTGGAGCTCTCACCCCGGCGATTTGGAACCTTTGTGACCGGCTCGTTTCTCTGAGGCTTCACGCCAATCGGCTATCTGGGTCTGTGCCAGAACCTGTTTTACCCAACTCCACTTGCAATAATTTGCAGTTTCTTGATTTGGGTGACAACCAGTTTTCCGGGTCGTTTCCGGAGTTTGTCACCAGGTTTGATGGCCTCAAAGAGCTTGATCTTGGGAACAATTTGTTTTCTGGATCGATTCCGGAGGGTTTGGCCAAGTTGAATCTTGAGAAATTGAACCTTTCGTACAATAATTTTAGTGGAGTGTTGCCAGTTTTTGGTgaatccaagtatggagtggaGGTCTTTGAAGGGAACAATGCTGGGCTTTGTGGGTCTCCTCTGAGGAGTTGCAAGAGCAACTCAGGATTGAGCCCCGGGGCAATCGCCGGGATTGTGATCGGTTTGATGACCGGATCAGTAGTCCTAGCTTCATTACTAATTGGGTATGTGCaggggaagaagaggaagagtaGGGGAGAAAACGAGGAGGAATTCGAGGAAGGCGAAGATGACGAAAATGGCAGTGGAGGAAGTGGAGATGGGAAGCTTATACTGTTTCAGGGAGGCGAGCATTTGACACTGGAGGACGTGTTGAATGCAACGGGGCAAGTGATGGAGAAGACGAGCTACGGGACAGTGTATAAAGCAAAGCTTGCAGATGGAGGGAGCATTGCGTTGAGGCTACTGAGGGAAGGCAGTTGTAAGGATAGTAATTCGTGTTTGCCGGTGATAAAGCAATTGGGAAGGGTTAGGCATGAGAATTTGATTCCATTGAGAGCTTTCTATCAGGGGAAAAGAGGGGAGAAGCTTCTCATCTATGACTATCTGCCCAACAGATCCCTCCATGACCTCTTGCATGGTGAGTCCACTTTTCCTCGAGCCTTGTTCTGCATTTGATTCATTTGTATATGTACATGGTGCTTTTCTTGATTGCATGCATGCTTGCCATTCTAGAACTCTTAAAACTATTGTGATTACTGAATTTTGAATCTGATAAACCTCTTGTGATTGTCATCCCAGTTTTAGGGTTTAATGACTGAGTGAAAAATGAACTGAATAAAGGAACATAACAAAACATATGTTACATGGATCACCACACCAAGCTATGTTTAAGAATACACAAGAATGCTGGAGTCAGGCTAACCACCCAAACATTCCTTAAGGCAACACCAAACATTCTCACCAACAGGATTCCAAAATCAATGCTACCACTCATGTATTAGAAAAACAGTGAAGAGATTCTATTCTTTTAAGGATTCCCTGATATTAAATCGACCTAGCCTTGCTTATGATGCAGAGTATCAAGTTTGTATGAGTTGTAGGTGTGATAGGTTTTTAGGCTAAGTTCAGCTCCATTGTTTTGATGCTGACATGGCACAACAGAAAAGACGGTGGTTCATAAAATGTACCAAATCCTGAAGCCCAGCTGGAAATTTTAGGCCCCCAGTCAAGTCTAGGCTTTTTGCTCATGCCTGAGAGCCCATTACCAAAAAACCAGCTAATGACCGACTACTGGGTCATCATAGTCCCAACATGCCTGATGTTTGCCCATTCCAACAGTCTCAAGCCCGATAAGATGCCAAAACTAAAGATGTTCATCATTCATTTCCTCCAAACATTATAGTTTGATTAACCATTGcataatttttataatctttTCTTTGTTGTGCATTcctaataaaaatcaaactaaCCCTTATAACCTAAACAATGGTGGCAGTAGCTTTGTACTCCATGCAAATTCAAATACTTAAGCTTGAAACTTCAGATCTGATCAAATTTTGGTGTGCTCATCCcaattttggttttccaaaCTAGAATAAGTACCATGTCTATCCATTCTAGAACTTCATTTGGGAGAGATATGATCCAAAATGAGCCAGTAAGAATGGAGATTCTAGAACCTGGATATgcacaaaaataattaagaacCTTCAACTCAAAACACTTGCAGTCTCAAACAAATTCTCCCACATATTTTAACCTAGAAGTCTCTTTGACAAAATCGATGCCAAGAGTCACTCCTAAACTCATGGACCATGAGTTGGATACGGTGAAAGTTTCACAATCTTGGCCTTTTGATAGATTCAGAACCAAATGGCAATTTCTAATCCAGCAATAATAGTATGCAACCCCCAGTATAAGTTGTATGTTTTCTTCAAGATTGCCGaaaccaaaaaatgaaaatgatttaaagatTGAAGTAATAATAACAAGAAATTGGTTTAGATGCTCCTCAGACTATTTGCTTGCTCCCATAGCTTTGCTGTTCTGTAAATTATGGCTGTTGAATGGAAACTCATCCAactcttttttgaaaattgtctGTGCTGGTTGAATTCAGAGACTAGAGCAGGAAAACCAGTGCTGAACTGGGCTCGGCGACACAAGATTGCATTGGGTATAGCCAGGGGGCTAGCATTTCTTCATACAGTTGAAGCACCTATTACTCATGGGAATGTGAGATCCAAGAATGTACTTATAGACGAATTTTTTGTGGCCAGGCTTACTGAGTTTGGGCTTGACAAAGTAATGGTTCCAGCTGTAGCAGATGAAATGGTGGCACTTGCAAAAACTGATGGTTACAAGGCACCAGAGCTTCAAAAGATGAAGAAATGCAATTCCAGGACAGATGTTTATGCATTTGGGATACTGTTGTTGGAGATATTGATAGGAAAGAAGCCtgggaaaaatggaagaagtgGTGATTTCGTGGATTTGCCCTCAATGGTCAAAGTGGCCGTTCTAGAGGAGACCACCATGGAGGTTTTCGATGTGGAAGTTTTGAAGGGAATAAGGAGTCCAATGGAGGAAGGGTTGGTTCAAGCATTGAAGCTTGCAATGGGTTGCTGTGCTCCTGTAGCTTCAGTTAGACCCACAATGGATGAGGTTGTGAAGCAGTTGGAGGAGAATAGACCAAGGAACAGGTCTGCTTTGTACAGCCCCAGTGAAACAAGGAGTGAAATTGGTACCCCCTTTTGAACCTCATTTTTCCACATTTTCAGCAAATTAagagttttaattattttactatcTGTTTCTCATTAAGGAGGGAATTGTGGTGATGGTGATGATGTTTATTCCCATGGAGGTTGCATTTCTGAGAATGGGAATCAATTTTCTCGTGCTCTGCTTGTAATTCATGACATTCAACTCTTAGACACAGTATTTCTGAATATTAGGAATATGCACAAAACAAATGTGTATGTTTGATTAAGAGGCTGTTTAGCATCATGTTTCATCACTTTGCTTGCATTGTGAAAATAGTATAAGAGTAACTAGGGAGATGTTGTTTACTAGGGAAATGCCGTTTACTTTTGTATTTAATTCTGTAATGTGCATTAAGCAGTGGAAGATGATTCAGATAACAGCTCTTCTATGTTGCATTTTCGGTTTCAGATGTTTTCTTATCATACATTATTTTTGAGTATCAGAAAAGATTAGTGCGAAGGCCAGGAACCGACATGCACGCATATACACTAAAAAGACAAAAGCATAAGAGAATGGTTAGTGGCTTGGAATTTTGTAATCCTTgggaatttgaaaacaaaatcagGAAGAAAGTCTTAAGAAGATTTGGTCAATCAGAGATACTTAGATATCTCACTAAACATTTGTCCTTGTGagcatttttttaaagatgtaaGTTTTGGTTTAGTGCATCTAGAGAGCCCATAAACACAAGTGAAATAAAGTAAATCTATCGCCTAGAAGGTTGGGAACATGCCTATCCCATTAGCAACTTgttcaatttctaaaatatttctCTTTGTATTGTCttccatattttgatttttctatccTTCATTGTCCCCTCTAAGATGTTAACAAAGATCTTGCTTTTGGCTATTATCTATGATCTATTGAAGAAGATGTTGCTTTCAAGGGTTTGCCTATATTCTCTTCTCTTATGAAATCCA includes:
- the LOC100254567 gene encoding putative kinase-like protein TMKL1; this translates as MELQLFFFVFFFFFFIVSSISLIDSPSSSSSSSSDVELLLNKIKPSLQGSYSDNLLLSSWNTSVPLCQWRGLKWVFSNGSPLLCTDLSSPHWTNLSLSKDPSLHLLSLQLPSANLTGSLPKELGELSALQSLYLNVNSLTGTIPLELGYSPSLSDLDLGNNQLSGALTPAIWNLCDRLVSLRLHANRLSGSVPEPVLPNSTCNNLQFLDLGDNQFSGSFPEFVTRFDGLKELDLGNNLFSGSIPEGLAKLNLEKLNLSYNNFSGVLPVFGESKYGVEVFEGNNAGLCGSPLRSCKSNSGLSPGAIAGIVIGLMTGSVVLASLLIGYVQGKKRKSRGENEEEFEEGEDDENGSGGSGDGKLILFQGGEHLTLEDVLNATGQVMEKTSYGTVYKAKLADGGSIALRLLREGSCKDSNSCLPVIKQLGRVRHENLIPLRAFYQGKRGEKLLIYDYLPNRSLHDLLHETRAGKPVLNWARRHKIALGIARGLAFLHTVEAPITHGNVRSKNVLIDEFFVARLTEFGLDKVMVPAVADEMVALAKTDGYKAPELQKMKKCNSRTDVYAFGILLLEILIGKKPGKNGRSGDFVDLPSMVKVAVLEETTMEVFDVEVLKGIRSPMEEGLVQALKLAMGCCAPVASVRPTMDEVVKQLEENRPRNRSALYSPSETRSEIGTPF